Genomic DNA from Thermodesulfobacteriota bacterium:
ACCTCGCCGCGATCGTCTCCAGCCGCGAGATCGAGGACCTCGCGGGCCGCATCCCTTTGCCGGGCGTCATCCTCGGAGGCGCCAGCGGGCTGTCCTGGCGCTTCCCCGGAGGGATCCGGCTCCTGCCCGGCGACCCGGTGGAGAAGCGCCGGGATTCGGTCCGGAAGCGGCTCGCTCCGGTCCTGAACCGCCTCTCCGTCTTTCCCGGCGTCGAAATCGAGGACAAGAAGTGGTCGGTGGCCGTGCATTACCGGAGGGTCCTTCCGGACGCGGTTCCCATGCTGGAGCCGCTCCTTGCGGAACTCGGCGCCGTCCCGGGGATCCGCCCTTACCGGGGCGCATGCGCGGTCGAGGTGCAGCTTTTCCCCAACGTGAGCAAGTCGTTCGGCGTACGGCGGCTCTGCCGGCTCCTGAAGTTCGACCCCTCCGCGGACCGCATCCTGTATGCGGGGGACGATGAAAACGACGCCGTCGCGATGCGGTGGGTCCTGAAGAAGGGAGGGACCGCGTTCTGCGTCGGGGGCCGCGTCCGCGTGCGCGGGGCGCGGTCCGTGGACGGTCCGGAGGCCCTTGCGCGGGCCGTCCGCGACCTTGCGGAGGCGATATGACACCGTTCGAAGTGATGGACTGCGCGCTCCTCACGCGGATGAGCGGCATCCCGCCCGCCATCAACCTGCGGGAGCTGCGGGACCGGATCGCGGTCTGCGGCGAGAACGTCCTGTACCACCATTTCTGCGAGACGACGCTTCGGACCACGTTCGACAACCCCGACTACCGGAACGACTTCGCCGTCTGGGCGAAGCTGTACCTCGGAGACCGGGTGCTCGCGGAGCGGCTGGGCATCCTCGACCCGTACTCCTTTCCGTCCATGGAAGAGCTGAGGGCGGCGACGCTGGAGGTGATCGACGAGCGGCTCGGCGAGCTGACCATGATCCCGTGGGCGCGGGCCGGCGACGAGTTCTTCTTCATGGAGGCGAACACCGTCGTGTACCGGGAGGGGACGCTGATCCGCGATCCTTCCCGGCTGGCCGCCACCATCCGGAAGATGACCAACAGCAGCGTCTACTACCACTTCCTGGAGGCCCGCCGCCGGCCGCCCTTCGGCATGGACGACTTCTCGGCGTGGCTCGCGCAATGGGGGGAGAAGTATCGGGGATGCCTGGAGGCGCTGGGGGGGATCGAGATCTACTTCAACAGCCTCGGGGCGCTGCGCCGCGAGATCGCGCGCGTCCTGGTGTGCGTGAAGGAGGCGAAATGAACCTCCAGCTTTCCTCTTACGAGGGCGTCGTCGGATCGGCCGTCGTGCGGCAGCTTCGCCAACTGGGGGAGAAGCTCGCCGGCACCCGCATCGTCCACGTGAACTCCACCCGCGAGGGCGGGGGGGTGGCGGAGATCCTCGAGTGGATGATTCCGCTCATGAACGACCTGGGGCTCAAGGCGTCCTGGGAGGTCATCCACGGGGAGCCGCGGTTCTTCGATTTCACCAAGGCCGTGCACAACGGGCTCCAGGGGCACCCCGTTCCGGTTTCCGCGAAGGACTGGAAGGTCTACGAGGACGTGAACGCCGTGAATTCCGAGCGGCTGCGCCCGGTGCTCGAGGAAGCGGACGTCGTCGTCATCCACGATCCGCAGCCGGCGCCCCTCCTGAAACTCTGCGGCGGGCGGAAGGGGAGATGGATCTGGCGCGCCCACATCGACATCAGCCGCCCGTTCCGCCCCGTCTGGAAAGGGCTCAAGCCGTTCGTCGAGCGGTACGACGCCTCCATCTTCTCGATGGCGGAGTTCGCCCAGCTCCTGCCCCATCCGCAGTTCCTGGTGCCGCCGAGCATCAACCCGCTGAGCGAGAAGAACCGGGATCTCGATCCGGCGGAGATCGAGGCGGTGCGGGCCGAGTACGGGCTGGACCCGGAGCGCCCGCTTCTCGTGCAGGTCTCCCGGTTCGACCGGTTCAAGGACCCGGTGGGCGTGATCGCGGCGTACCGGCTGGTCCGGAAGGTCGCGCCCGTCCAGCTCGTGCTGGCGGGCGGCGGCGCCACGGACGACCCGGAAGGGGCGGCGGTCCTGGACGACGTGATGGAGGCGGCGGAGGGCGATCCGGACATCCACGTCCTGCTCCTGCCGCCGACCTCCCACCGGACGATCAACGCGCTGCA
This window encodes:
- the otsB gene encoding trehalose-phosphatase; translated protein: MNLWAFDFDGTLSPLVPDREAACLHPACRQLLETLSGTNGHLAAIVSSREIEDLAGRIPLPGVILGGASGLSWRFPGGIRLLPGDPVEKRRDSVRKRLAPVLNRLSVFPGVEIEDKKWSVAVHYRRVLPDAVPMLEPLLAELGAVPGIRPYRGACAVEVQLFPNVSKSFGVRRLCRLLKFDPSADRILYAGDDENDAVAMRWVLKKGGTAFCVGGRVRVRGARSVDGPEALARAVRDLAEAI
- a CDS encoding DUF5752 family protein, which encodes MTPFEVMDCALLTRMSGIPPAINLRELRDRIAVCGENVLYHHFCETTLRTTFDNPDYRNDFAVWAKLYLGDRVLAERLGILDPYSFPSMEELRAATLEVIDERLGELTMIPWARAGDEFFFMEANTVVYREGTLIRDPSRLAATIRKMTNSSVYYHFLEARRRPPFGMDDFSAWLAQWGEKYRGCLEALGGIEIYFNSLGALRREIARVLVCVKEAK
- a CDS encoding glycosyltransferase; this encodes MNLQLSSYEGVVGSAVVRQLRQLGEKLAGTRIVHVNSTREGGGVAEILEWMIPLMNDLGLKASWEVIHGEPRFFDFTKAVHNGLQGHPVPVSAKDWKVYEDVNAVNSERLRPVLEEADVVVIHDPQPAPLLKLCGGRKGRWIWRAHIDISRPFRPVWKGLKPFVERYDASIFSMAEFAQLLPHPQFLVPPSINPLSEKNRDLDPAEIEAVRAEYGLDPERPLLVQVSRFDRFKDPVGVIAAYRLVRKVAPVQLVLAGGGATDDPEGAAVLDDVMEAAEGDPDIHVLLLPPTSHRTINALQRLADIVLQKSTREGFGLTVTEGMWKGKPVIGGDTGGIRLQVVNHHTGFLVNTPEGAAHRIRYLLHNRNRIGEMGATARELVRENFLLTRHLREYLTLMLIMARGMKERVFGI